CTTATAGGTTTATATTGTATGACCTTTAAAAATAACATGATTCGTATTCTCTTAGGGTTGGAAATAATTTTAAATGCTGCAAATATCGGTTTTATATTGTTCTCCTCGAGAGTGATAAATAGAGTAGATATTTTAGGGCAATCAATTGCAATATTATCAATAGCACTAGGTGGTTGTGTAATTGCAGTTGGCTTATCGATGGTTTTATATGTTTATAAGCATTATAAAACGCTTAATGTTAAGGAGTTAAGAAGATTGAAGTGGTGATAATTATGTTCGATGCTATTCCAATGAATTTGATCTTCCTTTTGGTTGGATCAATAGTAATAGTGTATTGTGGAATGATTGAAAGACGTCTCAAATTAATATGGATAAAGGAGATAGCTTCATTTATTTTCACTATATTGGCTTTCATAAGCTCTCTAATTTTATATAGAGAACTTTCAACTGCCCCATTTAAGATACTTATTAAGACTATTAGTTTAATTTCTCCAATTTCTGCTATATTTGAAATTGATACTTTAAGTTTATTTATGAACTTTTCAATTTTATTCCTCGGTTTACTTGTCATCATTTATTCTTTTAATTATATGCAGCATGAATCTAGACTTGTAGAATACTACTCTTTGCTTTTAATGATGATGGCTGGCATGGTTGGCATAACACTTGCTGGAGACTTCTTTACATTCTTCATTTTCTGGGAACTAATGTGTATAAGCTCTTACATTCTTGTCGCCTTTAGGAGAGATAGACCAGCCCCAATAGAGGCAGGATTCAAATATCTTGTAATGAGCGCCTTAGGCAGTTCACTTATCCTCTTTGGAATGTCCCTACTGTATGGACTAGCAGGAAATGTAAATTTTGCATACATGAGCATTGGTATTGATTGGGGCAATGCGGGGATCTGGCCATATATCTCCTTCATTCTACTCTTCCTTGGATTTGGAATAAAGGCGGCGATTGTGCCCCTTCACACCTGGCTCCCTGACGCACATCCTGAGGCCCCAAGTCCAATCAGTGCGATGCTATCAGGTATAGTTATAGAGACAGGCCTCTACGGCCTTACGAGGATTCTTTTCACAGTTTTTATTCCTAATTCCAGTCAAGAATTCTTCAAACTTTTTATAGCTATTTTTTCCATTCTCACAATGACTGTAGGTAATTTAATGGCTCTTCTTCAGAAAGATATTAAGAGACTTCTCGCTTACTCAAGTATTGCCCAGATGGGTTATATGTTGATCGGAGTAGCAAGTGGAACATCATATGGACTTCTCGGATGCTTTCTCCACGTGTTCAATCATTCAATGATGAAGGGGCTTGCTTTCCTCGCCTCAGGGGCGTTGGTAGAGAGGACTGAAACCAGAAACATCGAAGAGATGAGAGGTCTTGGAAGAAAAATGCCGATAACAACACTGACTCTTGCCATATCATTATTGGGATTGGGAGGAGTACCTTCAATGAACGGTTTTGTGAGTAAATTTATCCTCTTTAGCTCAGTACTGGCTCCTAATATCAATCTATGGTGGCTAGCAGTTGCTGGTGTTCTAAACAGTGCTTTTAGTATGGCTTATTACTTGCCAGTAATAATAACGCTCATAGCTCAAGGAGATAGCAGTTACGAAGGTTTGAAGGAGGCTCCTACTTTAATGCTTATACCTATGATTATAATGAGCATTATAATAATAATCTTTGGAGTATATCCATTTCCGATTATAGATTTCGCAGATAGTGCATCTAAATCATTAATAGAAAACCTTCAGAGTTATATTAGAAGCATAATTCAGTATTGATTATGTTTTAGATCTTTAATACCTATAAATTAGTGTTGATAATTATTTCGTAAATTATTTTGGAGATCCTTAGAGCAGCCTCCTTTAGCGCTATGCTAATTCTTGCTCCAAACTCTGTTTCTTTGGGTTGCACTCCGATAACTGCTACTTTGGCACCCGTCATTCTCTCTATGAATCCCGCCAGAAGGTTTAGAGGGAGGTTGTGAGTAGATATGGAAACTCCTTCAATGGTCTCTATTGACAAAAGCCTAGCTTCCCCTGGTTCCCCACCCATTTCAGCAGCATCTATTATCAATACATGTGTCGGATCAAATCTCCTAATCTTACCAGTAAAGTTCTCAGGAACAGAACCTGTCTTTATTAAAAGCACATTTTTTAATGAAACATTATCCTTCTTTTTCTTTTTAAGAAGATCAACTATGAGCATACCTACTTTATCGTCACCTCTCATAGGGTTTCCAACACCCACTACTACGATCCTTCTCCTCACTCCTTTACCGAGGAAGAGTCGAAGATCATCTTTTAAGGACATCTCACTCCAGCTCCCAACATTCCCAACCTTTGCCTTCAAAAGATATTCCAAAGGTGTGAATTAATATTCTGTCAGGTAGTGCATGCTCCCTCACAGCCCGCA
This sequence is a window from Candidatus Bathyarchaeota archaeon. Protein-coding genes within it:
- the nuoK gene encoding NADH-quinone oxidoreductase subunit NuoK; this encodes MLPINVYLLAIFIILLIGLYCMTFKNNMIRILLGLEIILNAANIGFILFSSRVINRVDILGQSIAILSIALGGCVIAVGLSMVLYVYKHYKTLNVKELRRLKW
- the hycI gene encoding hydrogenase maturation peptidase HycI, whose amino-acid sequence is MKAKVGNVGSWSEMSLKDDLRLFLGKGVRRRIVVVGVGNPMRGDDKVGMLIVDLLKKKKKDNVSLKNVLLIKTGSVPENFTGKIRRFDPTHVLIIDAAEMGGEPGEARLLSIETIEGVSISTHNLPLNLLAGFIERMTGAKVAVIGVQPKETEFGARISIALKEAALRISKIIYEIIINTNL
- a CDS encoding NADH-quinone oxidoreductase subunit M codes for the protein MFDAIPMNLIFLLVGSIVIVYCGMIERRLKLIWIKEIASFIFTILAFISSLILYRELSTAPFKILIKTISLISPISAIFEIDTLSLFMNFSILFLGLLVIIYSFNYMQHESRLVEYYSLLLMMMAGMVGITLAGDFFTFFIFWELMCISSYILVAFRRDRPAPIEAGFKYLVMSALGSSLILFGMSLLYGLAGNVNFAYMSIGIDWGNAGIWPYISFILLFLGFGIKAAIVPLHTWLPDAHPEAPSPISAMLSGIVIETGLYGLTRILFTVFIPNSSQEFFKLFIAIFSILTMTVGNLMALLQKDIKRLLAYSSIAQMGYMLIGVASGTSYGLLGCFLHVFNHSMMKGLAFLASGALVERTETRNIEEMRGLGRKMPITTLTLAISLLGLGGVPSMNGFVSKFILFSSVLAPNINLWWLAVAGVLNSAFSMAYYLPVIITLIAQGDSSYEGLKEAPTLMLIPMIIMSIIIIIFGVYPFPIIDFADSASKSLIENLQSYIRSIIQY